In Entelurus aequoreus isolate RoL-2023_Sb linkage group LG13, RoL_Eaeq_v1.1, whole genome shotgun sequence, a genomic segment contains:
- the slc46a1 gene encoding proton-coupled folate transporter has protein sequence MFEPDTAAILPGDEELEAGDIADNAAASFGHPEDDLQLPPPSARTAGPPFACPLPVSVEPVMFLSVFAVALQAPLFTQYLWDRISEDVGYNASKSPACGNSSAKPDALEKEVETLTAHWNLYINLAGFSVSLLVVPLLGSWSDFAGRRPVLIIPSVGLAIQVVVYLVVMYLKLPVAYLLVGRLLSGLSGDFNAILAACFAYVADTSDRKARTFRVAVLESCIGLSGMSASIIGGQWKRMQGYINPFWLALATSLASALYAFLFVPESVVKDPSAKLLTLRHHKAVWHIFSTGGNEAGGTFRRYALWLYMLCFFLAVTVHTGSRELLVLYELSPPLCWGPALVGYGSAALNLAYLSSLLGLRFLQYWLEDSWVAVISLASNIAGLVVFSVANNTQLMFTGYGLSFLFVAVTPVLRSKLSKLVSQSEQGALFSAVACVETLCFLVGSGLFNSLYPATLHFMKGFAFLFAALILLIPAGIIGSLRCLERREQRDSTAS, from the exons ATGTTCGAGCCGGACACCGCGGCTATCCTCCCCGGCGATGAGGAGCTGGAAGCCGGCGACATAGCGGACAACGCTGCGGCCTCCTTCGGCCACCCGGAGGACGATTTGCAGTTGCCGCCACCGAGCGCTCGGACAGCGGGGCCGCCGTTCGCATGCCCTCTGCCGGTGTCGGTGGAGCCCGTTATGTTCCTGTCCGTGTTTGCTGTGGCTCTACAAGCGCCGCTATTCACTCAGTATCTGTGGGACAGAATCAGTGAGGACGTCGGCTACAACGCCTCCAAGAGTCCGGCATGTGGAAACAGCTCCGCCAAACCCGACGCTCTTGAAAAG GAGGTGGAAACCCTGACAGCACACTGGAACTTGTACATCAATCTAGCAGGCTTTTCTGTCAGCCTGCTAGTGGTTCCTCTCCTGGGCTCGTGGAGCGACTTTGCCGGTCGGAGGCCAGTCCTCATCATCCCCAGCGTGGGCCTGGCCATCCAAGTGGTGGTCTACCTGGTGGTGATGTACCTGAAGCTGCCCGTGGCCTATCTTCTGGTAGGCAGACTGCTCAGTGGACTTTCGGGCGACTTCAACGCCATCCTGGCTGCTTGCTTTGCATATGTGGCGGACACCAGCGACAGAAAGGCGCGCACCTTCAGAGTGGCGGTCTTGGAGTCTTGTATCGGTCTTTCAGGGATGTCCGCCAGCATCATTGGAGGCCAGTGGAAGCGGATGCAAGG CTACATCAACCCCTTCTGGTTGGCTCTGGCCACTAGCCTGGCGTCAGCTCTGTACGCGTTCCTGTTCGTGCCAGAATCGGTCGTGAAAGACCCGAGCGCCAAGCTTCTCACCCTCCGCCACCACAAGGCCGTGTGGCACATTTTCTCCACCGGGGGCAACGAGGCGGGCGGTACGTTCCGGAGATACGCGCTGTGGCTCTACATGCTCTGCTTTTTCCTGGCGGTGACCGTGCACACCGGGAGCCGCGAGCTGTTGGTTCTGTACGAGCTGAGCCCGCCGCTGTGCTGGGGGCCGGCCCTCGTCGGCTACGGCTCGGCGGCCCTCAACCTGGCCTACCTGAGCAGCCTGCTCGGGCTGAGGTTCCTGCAGTACTGGCTGGAGGACTCGTGGGTGGCCGTCATTAGCCTGGCCTCCAACATCGCCGGGCTGGTGGTTTTCTCCGTGGCCAACAACACCCAGCTCATGTTCACAG GTTACGGTCTATCCTTCCTCTTTGTGGCTGTCACACCTGTGCTGAGGTCCAAGCTGTCCAAGTTGGTGAGCCAGTCCGAGCAAG GTGCACTCTTCTCCGCCGTGGCCTGTGTGGAGACCTTGTGTTTCCTGGTGGGCAGTGGTCTTTTCAACTCCCTCTACCCAGCCACCCTGCACTTCATGAAGGGCTTCGCCTTCCTCTTCGCCGCCCTCATCCTTCTCATCCCCGCGGGAATAATCGG GAGCCTGCGATGTTTGGAGCGGCGGGAACAAAGAGACTCCACGGCGTCCTGA